One segment of Alistipes finegoldii DSM 17242 DNA contains the following:
- a CDS encoding helix-turn-helix domain-containing protein — MAKNTMGTKLPRKLVQKMSIVGEQIKLARLRRNLSVAQVAERATCSPLTVSRIEKGTPTVAIGIYLRVLYALQLDDDILWLAKEDKLGKALQDLSLKTRKRASKKE; from the coding sequence ATGGCAAAGAATACAATGGGGACTAAGCTGCCCCGAAAATTGGTGCAGAAGATGTCAATTGTGGGAGAGCAGATTAAACTGGCTCGCTTGCGCAGGAATCTGAGTGTGGCTCAGGTGGCAGAACGTGCCACTTGTTCTCCGTTGACTGTGTCCCGAATAGAAAAAGGCACACCGACAGTAGCAATCGGAATCTATTTGCGAGTGCTGTATGCTTTACAGCTTGACGATGATATTCTATGGCTGGCCAAAGAAGACAAGTTGGGAAAAGCTTTGCAAGATTTGAGTTTGAAAACAAGGAAAAGAGCTTCAAAAAAGGAATAG
- a CDS encoding GIY-YIG nuclease family protein: MVKTNEPGYVYILTNPSFREDWVKIGKSARPVDIRSKELDNTAVPLPFEIYATIQTVKYNDVEKHVHKTIDRLTDLRIRQNREFFNVPPQIALDIFNDIAKMIDDAVVTVYVDNKPVCHNEKDSLPVVQKRTVKRGRFKFSMVGIKIGECVTFMPTNTEVKVASDDSVEYQGRIYKLSPFVGTFMPEEKRNTSGAYQGAKYFSYKGKVLDDLRSIIESNIPLPESDVIQNNIEQ, encoded by the coding sequence ATGGTAAAGACAAATGAACCCGGATATGTGTATATCTTGACTAATCCAAGTTTTCGTGAGGATTGGGTCAAAATCGGTAAAAGTGCGCGGCCTGTAGATATACGTTCCAAGGAACTTGACAACACGGCTGTTCCGTTGCCTTTTGAGATTTATGCAACCATTCAGACGGTCAAATATAACGATGTTGAAAAGCATGTACACAAGACTATTGATCGGTTGACGGATTTGCGTATTCGTCAGAATCGGGAGTTTTTCAATGTGCCGCCGCAAATAGCTTTGGATATATTCAATGACATAGCCAAGATGATTGATGATGCGGTTGTTACGGTCTATGTAGATAATAAACCGGTTTGCCATAACGAAAAAGATTCATTGCCTGTCGTGCAGAAGCGAACCGTAAAGCGAGGGCGTTTCAAATTCAGCATGGTCGGTATTAAAATAGGGGAATGTGTTACCTTCATGCCTACGAATACAGAAGTCAAGGTGGCAAGCGATGATTCCGTTGAATATCAAGGTCGTATTTATAAATTGTCCCCTTTTGTCGGTACGTTTATGCCGGAAGAGAAACGGAATACATCAGGTGCATATCAAGGGGCAAAATATTTCTCATATAAAGGGAAAGTGCTGGATGACCTGAGAAGTATAATTGAAAGCAATATACCATTGCCGGAAAGTGATGTAATACAGAATAATATAGAGCAATAA
- a CDS encoding ATP-binding protein, producing the protein MKFVDRIDEAARLKDALAREKSSLVVMYGRRRLGKSTLIKRVLSDTDVYFLADRSEGQHQRVLLAKVIAQVFPDFDKLTYPDWESMFRAVNYRTDKRFTLCLDEFPYLVEQSSELPSVLQKLVDEKLLKYNLVLCGSSQNMMYGLFLDSTAPLYGRADEIMKLAPIRLPYIQEALSLDAMNAIEEYAVWGGVPRYWELRENQNSLNDALWHNILSVNGTLYEEPIKLFQDDVKDIVKTSTIMSYIGTGANRLSEIAARCNEPATNLSRPLKKLIDLGFLEKDVPFGIDEKNAKKSLYKIADPFMAFYYQFVVPNRSFIELGRRLPIEQALTAHLSEYVSMQWEKLCRDAVTGNLVNGVVYGKAKRWWGSVLNEDKKPEQVEFDVMAESLDKKYLLVGECKWTTQENGKQLTAELLRKANLLPFAKCYTVVPMLFLKNAPKDGIRNAVLPENIVELMK; encoded by the coding sequence ATGAAATTCGTTGATAGAATAGATGAAGCTGCACGATTAAAGGATGCTCTTGCAAGAGAGAAGTCCTCGTTAGTCGTGATGTACGGTCGCAGACGGTTGGGTAAGTCAACGCTTATCAAAAGGGTGTTGTCGGATACGGATGTTTACTTCCTTGCTGACCGTTCTGAAGGGCAACATCAGAGAGTATTGCTTGCAAAAGTAATAGCACAAGTGTTCCCGGATTTCGACAAACTGACATATCCGGATTGGGAATCTATGTTTCGTGCGGTCAATTATCGAACAGACAAGCGTTTTACTTTATGTTTGGATGAGTTTCCGTATCTTGTAGAGCAATCTTCTGAACTGCCGTCTGTGCTACAAAAACTGGTTGATGAAAAGCTGTTGAAGTATAATCTTGTGCTTTGCGGTTCGTCACAAAATATGATGTATGGATTGTTTCTTGATTCTACTGCACCTCTCTATGGTCGTGCTGATGAGATCATGAAACTTGCACCGATACGTTTGCCATATATTCAAGAGGCTTTGAGCCTTGATGCGATGAATGCCATTGAAGAATATGCTGTTTGGGGAGGTGTACCGCGTTATTGGGAACTAAGGGAAAACCAAAATTCACTTAATGATGCTTTGTGGCACAATATCCTTTCTGTAAATGGAACTCTTTACGAAGAACCGATAAAATTGTTTCAGGACGATGTAAAGGATATTGTTAAGACTTCGACGATAATGTCTTATATCGGTACTGGCGCAAATCGGCTTTCTGAGATTGCCGCAAGATGCAATGAGCCTGCAACCAACCTGTCGCGTCCATTGAAGAAACTTATTGATCTCGGATTTTTGGAGAAAGATGTTCCGTTTGGGATTGATGAAAAGAATGCGAAAAAGAGTCTTTACAAGATAGCCGATCCGTTTATGGCATTTTATTATCAGTTTGTCGTACCTAATCGTTCGTTCATCGAGCTTGGTCGTCGTTTGCCAATAGAACAGGCTTTGACTGCTCATTTATCGGAGTATGTGAGTATGCAATGGGAAAAATTATGTCGGGATGCCGTAACAGGAAATCTTGTCAATGGAGTGGTTTATGGCAAGGCAAAACGCTGGTGGGGTTCTGTGCTCAATGAGGATAAGAAGCCGGAACAAGTCGAGTTTGATGTTATGGCCGAATCGCTTGACAAAAAGTATTTGTTGGTCGGAGAATGCAAATGGACTACTCAAGAGAATGGCAAACAACTGACTGCCGAACTTCTCCGCAAAGCTAATCTGCTACCGTTTGCCAAGTGCTACACCGTCGTTCCAATGCTGTTCCTTAAGAATGCTCCGAAAGATGGTATAAGAAACGCCGTGTTGCCAGAAAATATTGTCGAGTTAATGAAATAA
- a CDS encoding DUF2971 domain-containing protein, protein MLDFRKQFQEIIEQSYIPFNIDKTATSDVWSNIYKLVLPNIPEKLFRYRRIDDKGYTIESFKSKTISLCHAGMFPDKYDSYLYIDQDKIHKDLKNALKDALRITLSHITQKSPEIRAEKATKICYYRECGYTDEQIIDKILTDDYVDFCNNIGAAIKKQESRFRNPRNSAKIACFTESVQSKYMWDRYADGYKGFALEYDLRRCIFKYNSLGMSVNLFPVIYTDLRPDVTLDEGNIHTYEYFKQIGDKNWLSFLSSIISVNQLYWYRVYLYKDRKEYEYEHEWRMIYYNLEDENDYVAIPDVGCLKAIYYGPDISQKDKQELHQIAVEKGLKEYDVDLDTGSRRYDLRVTAIK, encoded by the coding sequence ATGTTGGATTTTAGAAAACAATTCCAAGAGATTATAGAACAATCTTATATCCCTTTCAATATAGATAAAACTGCGACTTCTGACGTATGGAGTAATATTTATAAGTTAGTACTTCCTAATATACCGGAAAAACTTTTTAGGTATCGTAGAATAGACGATAAGGGCTATACAATTGAATCATTTAAATCTAAAACTATTTCATTATGCCATGCGGGAATGTTTCCAGATAAATATGATTCGTATTTATATATAGATCAAGATAAGATTCACAAAGATCTAAAAAATGCATTGAAAGATGCGTTGCGCATAACATTGTCGCATATAACACAGAAATCCCCTGAAATAAGGGCGGAAAAAGCAACGAAAATATGTTATTATAGAGAGTGCGGATATACGGATGAACAAATTATAGATAAAATATTGACAGATGATTATGTTGATTTTTGCAATAATATAGGGGCTGCGATAAAAAAACAAGAATCGCGTTTTAGAAATCCAAGAAATAGTGCAAAAATTGCCTGTTTTACAGAAAGTGTGCAGTCTAAGTATATGTGGGATAGATATGCAGATGGATATAAGGGGTTTGCATTAGAATATGATCTCAGACGATGCATTTTTAAATATAATTCATTGGGAATGAGTGTTAATCTCTTTCCTGTGATTTATACAGATTTAAGACCGGATGTTACATTAGATGAGGGAAATATTCATACTTACGAATATTTCAAGCAGATTGGAGATAAAAATTGGTTAAGCTTTTTGTCGTCTATAATATCTGTTAATCAATTATATTGGTATCGAGTTTATCTTTATAAAGACAGAAAAGAATACGAGTACGAACATGAATGGAGAATGATTTACTATAATTTAGAAGATGAGAATGATTATGTTGCAATACCGGATGTTGGATGCTTGAAAGCAATATATTATGGTCCAGATATATCACAAAAGGATAAGCAAGAATTACATCAGATTGCAGTTGAAAAAGGACTGAAAGAGTATGATGTCGATCTTGACACGGGTAGCCGTAGATATGATTTAAGAGTAACAGCAATTAAATAA
- a CDS encoding type I restriction endonuclease subunit R, giving the protein MSIQSEAALEAGLIATLRQMDYEYVQITEEDNLYANFKRQLEIHNKKQLAEVGRNSFTDEEFEKILIYLEGGTRFEKAKKLRDLYPLDTMNGQRIWVEFLNRTQWCQNEFQVSNQITVEGRKKCRYDVTILINGLPLVQIELKRRGVELKQAYNQIQRYHKTSFHGLFDYIQLFVISNGVNTRYFANNPNGGYKFTFNWTDAANLPFNELDKFAVFFLEKCTLGKIIGKYIVLHEGDKCLMVLRPYQFYAVEKILDRVQNSNDNGYIWHTTGAGKTLTSFKTAQLVSELDDVDKVMFVVDRHDLDTQTQSEYEAFEPGAVDGTDNTDELVKRLHSNSKIIITTIQKLNAAVSKIWYSSKIDSICHSRIVMIFDECHRSHFGESHKKIMQFFDNAQIFGFTGTPIFTENAVDGHTTKEVFGNCLHRYLIKDAIADENVLGFLVEYYHGSEEVQNGSTNRMTEIAKFILNNFNKSTFDGEFDALFAVQSVPMLIRYYKIFKELNPKIRIGAVFTYAANGSQDDDLTGMGTGSYLNDSAGEVDELQAIMDDYNEMFGTSFTTENFRAYYDDINLRMKKKRVDMRPLDLCLVVGMFLTGFDSKKLNTLYVDKNMEYHGLLQAFSRTNRVLNEKKRFGKIVCFRDLKSNVDTAIKLFSNSNNPEEIVRPPFEEVKQEYKELATNFLKKYPDTNCIDLLQSEKAKKEFVLAFRDIIRKHAEIQIYEDYNEESDDLGMTEQQFMDFRSKYLDIHDTFALVVPAPSPKPDDDTDVPDDGDLGDVDFCLELLHSDIINVAYILELIAELDPYSADYAERRQNIIDTMIKDAEMRSKAKLIDGFIQKNVDDDKENFMMQRGKADGTSDLEERLNRYIAVERENAVNSLAEEEKISSSVLNHFLKEYDYLQKEQPEIIQKALKEKHLGLIKTRKALTRILDRLRNIIRTFSWD; this is encoded by the coding sequence ATGTCAATACAGAGCGAAGCGGCATTGGAAGCCGGACTTATAGCCACACTTCGGCAAATGGACTACGAGTATGTCCAGATTACCGAAGAAGATAATCTTTATGCCAACTTCAAGCGGCAGTTGGAAATTCACAACAAGAAACAGCTGGCGGAAGTTGGTCGTAACTCATTTACGGATGAAGAGTTTGAGAAGATATTGATATATCTGGAAGGTGGTACTCGCTTTGAAAAGGCTAAGAAACTTCGTGACCTATATCCTCTTGACACGATGAACGGGCAGCGTATTTGGGTGGAATTCCTTAATCGTACACAATGGTGTCAGAACGAGTTTCAGGTGTCGAATCAGATTACGGTGGAGGGACGAAAGAAGTGTCGCTATGATGTGACGATTCTTATCAATGGCCTCCCTCTGGTTCAGATTGAATTGAAGCGTCGGGGTGTAGAACTCAAGCAGGCATACAATCAGATACAACGCTATCATAAGACATCCTTTCATGGGCTGTTCGACTATATTCAGCTATTTGTTATCTCCAATGGCGTAAATACTCGTTATTTCGCCAATAATCCCAATGGTGGATATAAATTCACGTTCAACTGGACGGATGCGGCAAATCTGCCATTCAATGAACTGGATAAGTTTGCTGTATTTTTCTTGGAAAAGTGTACGCTCGGTAAGATTATCGGAAAATATATCGTATTGCATGAAGGGGATAAATGCTTGATGGTACTTCGCCCATACCAGTTTTATGCTGTAGAAAAGATATTGGATCGGGTACAGAACTCCAACGATAACGGTTATATCTGGCATACTACAGGCGCAGGAAAAACCTTGACTTCATTCAAAACAGCACAGCTTGTTTCGGAGTTGGATGATGTAGATAAGGTAATGTTCGTTGTTGACCGTCATGACCTTGACACACAAACGCAGTCGGAATATGAAGCCTTTGAACCGGGAGCTGTTGACGGTACGGACAATACGGATGAACTGGTAAAACGGCTGCATAGTAACTCCAAGATTATCATTACCACTATTCAGAAACTCAATGCTGCCGTAAGTAAGATATGGTACAGCAGCAAGATAGATTCGATATGCCACTCCCGTATCGTGATGATATTTGATGAGTGCCACCGCAGTCACTTCGGGGAGAGTCATAAGAAGATTATGCAATTCTTCGATAATGCCCAGATATTCGGTTTTACCGGAACTCCTATTTTTACAGAAAATGCAGTTGATGGGCATACGACCAAAGAGGTATTCGGCAACTGCCTGCATCGCTATCTGATTAAAGATGCCATTGCCGATGAAAATGTTCTCGGTTTCCTTGTAGAGTATTATCATGGCAGTGAGGAAGTGCAGAACGGCAGTACTAATCGCATGACGGAAATCGCTAAATTCATCCTTAATAATTTCAATAAGTCAACATTTGACGGAGAGTTCGATGCATTGTTTGCTGTACAGTCCGTACCGATGCTTATCCGTTATTACAAGATATTCAAGGAACTGAATCCCAAGATTCGTATAGGTGCAGTTTTTACTTATGCAGCCAATGGAAGTCAAGATGATGATCTGACAGGAATGGGTACAGGTTCTTATCTGAATGACAGTGCCGGTGAGGTTGATGAACTGCAAGCCATCATGGATGACTACAATGAAATGTTCGGGACATCGTTTACGACAGAGAACTTCCGTGCATATTACGATGACATCAACCTGCGTATGAAAAAGAAGCGAGTTGATATGAGGCCGCTTGATCTTTGTCTGGTCGTCGGAATGTTCCTTACCGGTTTTGACAGCAAGAAACTCAATACGCTTTATGTAGACAAGAATATGGAATACCACGGCTTGTTGCAGGCATTCAGCCGGACAAACCGTGTGCTGAATGAAAAGAAACGCTTCGGAAAGATTGTGTGTTTCCGTGATTTGAAAAGCAATGTTGATACCGCTATCAAATTGTTCAGCAACAGTAACAATCCGGAAGAAATAGTGCGACCTCCGTTTGAAGAAGTCAAACAGGAATACAAGGAGCTTGCTACCAATTTTTTGAAGAAATATCCGGACACAAATTGTATAGACCTTTTGCAGAGTGAAAAAGCTAAGAAAGAGTTTGTTTTGGCGTTCCGTGATATTATCCGTAAACATGCTGAAATACAGATATACGAGGATTATAATGAAGAGTCTGATGATCTCGGCATGACGGAACAGCAATTTATGGATTTCAGAAGTAAGTATCTTGATATCCATGATACTTTTGCACTCGTTGTTCCAGCACCGTCACCCAAACCGGATGATGATACAGATGTTCCGGATGACGGAGACCTCGGTGATGTGGATTTCTGCCTTGAACTCCTACATAGCGACATTATCAATGTGGCATATATCCTTGAACTCATTGCAGAACTTGACCCATATAGTGCCGATTACGCGGAACGCCGCCAGAATATCATTGACACGATGATTAAGGATGCTGAAATGCGCAGCAAGGCAAAACTTATTGATGGCTTCATTCAAAAGAATGTGGATGACGATAAGGAAAATTTCATGATGCAGCGAGGCAAGGCTGACGGTACAAGCGATTTGGAAGAACGGTTGAACCGCTATATTGCTGTTGAACGAGAAAATGCCGTCAACTCATTGGCTGAGGAAGAGAAAATATCGTCATCAGTATTGAATCATTTCCTTAAAGAATATGATTATCTGCAAAAAGAGCAGCCAGAAATCATACAAAAGGCATTGAAAGAGAAGCATCTCGGATTGATAAAGACGAGAAAGGCGTTGACGAGGATTTTAGACAGATTGCGTAATATCATACGCACTTTCAGTTGGGATTAA
- a CDS encoding helix-turn-helix domain-containing protein: MAEDKIDNALEVKEETVECKSEDWVCHSQAIAATMSNRMEELGMTQRALAEKMNCTQQYVSKVLKGRENLSLETLCKIENALGIKILQAGINK, from the coding sequence ATGGCAGAAGATAAGATAGACAACGCACTGGAAGTAAAAGAGGAAACAGTGGAATGCAAAAGCGAAGATTGGGTTTGCCATTCGCAGGCTATAGCTGCAACCATGTCAAACCGAATGGAGGAACTTGGCATGACACAACGAGCGTTGGCTGAGAAAATGAACTGCACCCAGCAATATGTATCCAAGGTGTTGAAAGGTCGCGAGAATCTGTCATTGGAAACTTTGTGCAAAATAGAAAATGCATTAGGTATCAAAATACTACAAGCTGGAATAAATAAGTAA
- a CDS encoding type I restriction-modification system subunit M, with protein MSEELQQKLRDQLWAVANRLRGNMSASDFMYFTLGFIFYKYLSEKIETYANSALEDDEVTFKELWEMTDSDAAELQEEVKNQCLENIGYFIEPKFLFSSVIETIKRKENILPMLERSLKRIEDSTLGRDSEEDFGGLFSDIDLASPKLGKTTDDKNTLISNVLLALDDIKFGVEASQEIDILGDAYEYMISQFAAGAGKKAGEFYTPQEVSRILAEIVTLGHNRLRNVYDPTCGSGSLLLRAASIGKAAYIYGQEKNPTTYNLARMNMLLHGIRFSSFKIENGDTLEWDAFDDMQFDAVVANPPFSAEWSAADKFNNDDRFSKAGRLAPKKTADYAFILHMVHHLNEGGTMACVAPHGVLFRGNAEGVIRRFLIEKKNYIDAIIGLPANIFYGTSIPTCILVLKKCRKEDDNILFIDASKEFEKVKTQNKLRPQHIQKIVETYRDRKEIEKYSHLATLQEVAENDYNLNIPRYVDTFEEEEPIDIKAVMAEIKELEAKRAELDKEIEGYLKELGLVE; from the coding sequence ATGAGTGAAGAACTGCAACAGAAACTCCGTGACCAGCTTTGGGCGGTCGCAAACCGTTTGCGCGGCAATATGTCGGCAAGCGATTTTATGTATTTTACTTTGGGATTCATTTTCTATAAATACCTGTCGGAGAAGATAGAAACATACGCCAACAGTGCATTGGAGGATGATGAAGTTACATTCAAGGAATTATGGGAAATGACCGATTCGGATGCTGCGGAATTGCAGGAAGAGGTCAAGAACCAATGCTTGGAAAATATAGGCTATTTCATTGAACCGAAATTCTTGTTTTCGTCTGTAATCGAAACTATCAAGCGGAAAGAAAATATCCTTCCGATGCTGGAACGCTCATTGAAACGCATTGAGGATAGTACGCTCGGACGTGACAGCGAAGAGGATTTTGGTGGTCTGTTTTCGGATATTGACCTTGCTTCCCCTAAGCTCGGAAAGACAACCGATGACAAGAATACGCTTATAAGCAATGTTCTGCTTGCACTTGATGATATAAAATTCGGAGTGGAGGCCTCTCAGGAGATTGATATTTTGGGCGATGCTTATGAGTATATGATCAGTCAGTTTGCTGCCGGTGCAGGCAAGAAAGCCGGTGAGTTCTATACTCCGCAAGAGGTCAGCCGCATATTGGCGGAGATTGTTACTCTTGGGCATAACCGTTTGCGTAATGTTTACGACCCTACTTGCGGTAGTGGTTCACTATTGCTCCGTGCAGCAAGTATCGGTAAGGCGGCATATATCTATGGACAGGAGAAAAATCCGACTACTTACAACCTTGCCCGAATGAATATGTTGCTGCACGGTATCCGATTCAGCAGCTTCAAAATAGAGAATGGCGATACGCTTGAATGGGACGCATTCGATGATATGCAGTTCGATGCAGTGGTTGCAAATCCTCCGTTCTCTGCCGAATGGAGTGCTGCCGACAAATTCAACAACGACGACCGTTTCAGTAAAGCAGGACGACTTGCACCTAAGAAAACAGCCGACTATGCTTTTATTCTGCATATGGTTCATCACCTCAATGAAGGTGGTACGATGGCTTGCGTTGCTCCGCACGGAGTTCTGTTCCGAGGGAATGCAGAGGGCGTTATACGCCGTTTCCTGATAGAGAAGAAAAACTATATTGATGCCATTATCGGGCTGCCTGCCAATATTTTCTATGGTACAAGCATTCCGACCTGTATTCTCGTATTGAAGAAATGCCGTAAGGAAGACGATAATATCTTGTTCATTGATGCCAGCAAAGAGTTTGAAAAGGTCAAGACCCAAAACAAACTCCGCCCTCAGCATATACAGAAGATTGTAGAAACCTACCGTGACCGCAAGGAAATTGAAAAGTACAGTCACCTCGCTACGTTACAGGAGGTTGCCGAAAATGACTATAATCTGAATATTCCTCGTTATGTCGATACTTTTGAGGAAGAAGAGCCTATTGACATCAAAGCAGTCATGGCTGAAATAAAGGAATTGGAAGCCAAGCGAGCCGAACTGGATAAGGAGATAGAAGGCTATTTGAAAGAATTGGGACTGGTTGAATAA